One Vespula pensylvanica isolate Volc-1 chromosome 3, ASM1446617v1, whole genome shotgun sequence DNA window includes the following coding sequences:
- the LOC122627445 gene encoding SEC23-interacting protein-like isoform X2: MSGTSRKVKNPLLSAAGMGSPFEYYPENALLVPVTPATPAVLRDDTELDNFVGQESSQSQDSSVSRTVAKDESELKNSLSSEESKVSTNQPAKQGYFTSILSSLPNLSLSSTKSDSSGSRGSQGTEVATGKQDTNSYGVSQGRHGSLPETSSFLAANPHDPYGANQSGSGEVNLGVTTFVPPPQPSLPPTVPISTGGPVSYRLGNQRRLKYAPPPDLTSNTTKQYPNPSIPALISSSNVPVPSSILNPNAATIEQHVSNSSPASSRASLISPTEQPVTPEQLSRSTSLHGSFRSSPSAIGAFSNSNVTSQNQSSFGESSFTTDSPRYSVSSTRLIPPRNIDPATPQNTPANTSSSFGFYINQPDSFMQSESTSYSEKEQKATDNRYAHNQDILKSGSTNPTLNVSKTQSLVSPVVNTFKPISAAKVTEKLQHFLAEQNEESPFGVSSEFSCEVNNITSQIGNEVKTSPDLQSILQPSSESNEEANKIKSNDELSKNDADLCKSDSLSDIPLNQNSFDNLSSPENTQDFRKIQNITLDTQTSKLDLTPQQQLNQTQSSSTLPLDNVLLEKTSESTINLNPESTQEESGTNSKPVAPSLSAFFEPVENKTNTSFHSQQSDISTNFNQVSTIDQYKIQEYPTFNQQSTNTALVAPQTIWNPNQNLQIQSTDSVHNDQVPQPPQFYNPARLMGEAYKYQYPASIYVPTTDSVFNSQTHAFVAQSSKPEESQNIVPNNDFIYAQRSYSMATTIPESTGSATLSPIQLSASPLSGRTTPDSIPQNLQNLAFGIPTGRMQYRAIYHHWFFRKEVENKVLWLPFSMQDSLRLEDVHNSSEITTETTVATDGGRYDVDILRRQRSPVYWTGPSTEVRRCSWFYKGASESRYIPYEESIAAKLEEEYKHACITLSWNRRIDLNNGEYIIFHSANVQVHYLQTNSPETSASWSNTTGGGARPRVIKRGVDEFNIDEGEPEKVDHLLFLVHGIGSVCDLKFRTVEEVVDEFRSISLQLVQSHYRTASEKGVVNRVEVLPISWHTTLHSDTGIDKKLKAITLNSIPKLRHFTNDTLLDILFYTSPIYCQTIMQTVGNELNRLYILFKERNPDFKGKVYLGGHSLGSLIMFDLLCHQKPLATEEVEEEKDVEVNNEKGMENENIGTIQPLPAPILKRRLSKKISYVMGAAGTGQPYINYPQLNFHPSAFFAFGSPIGMFVTVRGIDTLGEKFVLPTCPAFFNIFHPFDPVAYRVESLINPEAHKYRPMLIPHHKGRKRMHLELKETMARVGADLKQKFIDSVRNTWNSVFQLAHFHKSDNNTLEREIDKVVEEQLQQAPSVQEQNNDDGGADIKMGNLNGGRRIDYVLQEAPFEYINEYIFALTSHVCYWESEDTMLMILKEIYGSMGIQTDAQLPQQTLSIERSPPSLSSSASGSIKNDSTVPIIGIDPTAPISNKSIGPPPTTGFMRKS, translated from the exons atactGAGCTAGACAACTTCGTGGGACAGGAGTCTAGTCAGTCTCAGGACTCGTCGGTGAGTCGGACGGTTGCGAAGGACGAATCGGAACTAAAGAATTCTCTTAGTTCAGAGGAGTCAAAGGTATCGACGAATCAGCCGGCGAAACAAGGATATTTCACATCAATTCTCTCATCTCTACCAAATTTGTCCTTGTCTTCGACCAAATCTGATTCCTCGGGAAGTCGAGGGAGTCAAGGAACCGAAGTTGCTACTGGCAAACAAGATACAAATTCTTACGGTGTATCTCAAGGTCGCCATGGTTCATTACCGGAAACGTCGTCGTTCTTAGCGGCTAATCCTCACGATCCTTACGGTGCAAACCAATCAGGATCTGGTGAGGTTAATTTAGGAGTGACAACTTTTGTACCTCCTCCACAACCATCTCTCCCACCGACTGTACCGATCTCAACAGGCG GTCCAGTTTCTTATCGACTTGGCAATCAACGACGTTTAAAATACGCTCCACCTCCTGACTTAACATCGAACACTACGAAACAATATCCGAATCCATCTATACCAGCTTTGATCTCATCTTCAAACGTACCAGTACCATCAAGTATATTAAATCCAAATGCAGCGACGATTGAACAGCACGTTTCGAACAGTAGTCCTGCATCGTCGCGAGCTTCTCTAATCTCTCCTACGGAACAGCCCGTAACACCGGAACAACTTTCACGAAGTACATCCCTTCATGGATCGTTTAGGTCCAGTCCTTCGGCGATAGGAGCTTTCTCCAATTCTAACGTGACTTCTCAAAATCAAAGTTCTTTCGGTGAAAGTTCGTTTACAACCGACTCACCCAGATATTCGGTTTCTTCGACGAGATTGATACCTCCACGAAATATAGATCCCGCCACACCTCAAAATACTCCGGCTAatacttcctcttctttcggTTTTTATATCAATCAGCCAGATTCATTTATGCAATCCGAATCAACATCTTATAgcgaaaaagaacaaaaagccACGGATAATCGGTACGCGCATAATCAAGATATTCTTAAGTCAGGATCGACCAATCCAACTTTGAATGTTTCAAAAACACAGTCGCTCGTATCTCCAGTAGTTAACACGTTCAAACCTATCTCAGCAGCTAAAGTGACTGAAAAATTACAACATTTCTTGGCTGAGCAAAACGAAGAATCACCATTCGGTGTTTCGTCGGAATTTTCTTGcgaagtaaataatataacttcACAAATTGGAAACGAGGTAAAGACTTCTCCCGATTTGCAAAGTATACTTCAACCTTCTAGCGAATCGAACGAGGaagcgaataaaataaaatcgaacgacgAATTATCGAAGAACGATGCCGATTTATGCAAGAGCGATTCTTTATCCGATATACCTTTGAATCAAAACTCTTTCGATAACTTGAGTTCACCTGAAAATACTCaagattttagaaaaatacaaaatattacgTTGGACACACAAACTAGTAAATTAGATCTAACTCCTCAACAACAACTTAATCAGACGCAATCATCGTCTACTTTACCTTTGGATAATGTTCTCTTAGAGAAGACATCAGAATCAACGATAAATTTAAATCCTGAATCGACTCAAGAAGAATCCGGAACAAATTCGAAACCCGTTGCTCCGTCTTTGAGTGCGTTTTTCGAACcagtagaaaataaaacgaatactTCGTTTCATTCTCAACAAAGTGATATCAGTACAAACTTTAATCAAGTTTCGACTATCgatcaatataaaatacaagaaTACCCTACCTTTAATCAACAATCAACAAATACTGCATTAGTAGCTCCCCAAACAATTTGGAATCCTAATCAAAATCTCCAAATACAGAGTACCGATTCGGTACACAACGATCAAGTTCCACAACCTCCTCAATTTTATAATCCTGCACGGTTAATGGGCGAAGCTTACAAATATCAATATCCtgcaagtatatatgtaccaaCGACCGATTCCGTATTCAATAGTCAAACGCACGCATTTGTTGCTCAATCTTCGAAACCGGAAGAATCTCAAAACATCGTTCCCaataacgattttatatatgcacAACGTTCGTATTCTATGGCGACAACTATACCGGAATCTACAGGTTCTGCTACTCTTAGTCCAATTCAATTATCAGCAAGTCCATTAAGTGGTCGTACGACACCAGACAGTATACCTCAGAATCTTCAAAACTtg GCTTTTGGTATTCCAACCGGACGAATGCAGTACAGAGCGATATATCATCACTGGTTCTTTCGTAAGGAGGTGGAAAATAAAGTACTATGGCTTCCGTTTTCTATGCAGGATAGCTTGCGGCTGGAAGATGTACATAATTCTAGTGAAATCACTACCGAGACTACAGTAGCTACCGATGGTGGTCGTTATGACGTAGATATTCTCAGACGTCAAAGATCTCCTGTTTACTGGACGGGACCTTCGACCGAAGTGAGAAGATGTTCTTGGTTCTACAAAGGAGCTTCAGAATCGAGATATATTCCTTACGAGGAGAGTATAGCCGCGAAGCttgaagaagaatataaacatGCTTGTATCACGCTTTCTTGGAATCGGcgaatcgatttaaataatggggaatatattattttccataGTGCAAACGTACAAGTGCATTACTTGCAAACAAATTCTCCAGAAACTAGTGCCTCTTGGTCTAATACCACT GGTGGAGGTGCTAGACCGCGAGTAATTAAAAGAGGTGTCGACGAGTTTAATATAGACGAAGGTGAACCAGAGAAAGTCgatcatcttcttttcttggtTCATGGTATAGGAAGTGTTTGTGACTTGAAATTTAGAACCGTCGAAGAAGTTG TTGACGAGTTCCGAAGTATATCATTGCAATTAGTACAGTCACATTACCGCACTGCCAGCGAAAAAGGAGTTGTCAATAGAGTAGAAGTTTTACCAATTTCATGGCATACGACGTTACATTCTGATACGGGGATcgacaaaaaattaaaggcTATTACTTTGAACAGTATACCGAAGTTACGACATTTTACAAATGACACTTTGCTCGATATACTTTTCTACACTAGTCCGATATATTGTCAAACGATCATGCAAACGGTTGGAAACGAGTTGAAtagactatatatattattcaaagaaagaaacccAGACTTCAAAGGGAAAGTTTATTTGGGTGGTCATTCTTTGGGTAGCTTGATAATGTTTGATCTATTATGTCATCAGAAACCTCTGGCGACAGAGGaggttgaagaagaaaaagatgtcgAAGTTAACAATGAGAAGGGAATG gaaaatgaaaatattggtACTATACAACCATTGCCAGCACCGATTTTAAAAAGGCGTCTCAGTAAAAAGATCAGTTATGTAATGGGCGCTGCTGGAACTGGACAAccttatataaattatcctcaattaaattttcatccgAGTGCCTTTTTTGCTTTTGGTAGTCCAATCGGTATGTTCGTAACTGTTCGAGGCATCGATACGCTTGGAGAAAAGTTCGTCTTACCCACTTGTCCAGCTTTCTTCAATATATTCCATCCATTTGACCCGGTTGCTTATAGAGTGGAGTCTCTCATTAATCCAGAAGCTCATAAATATCGGCCAATGTTAATACCACATCACAAAGGCAGGAAGAGAATGCATTTGG AATTGAAAGAGACAATGGCACGAGTAGGAGCTGatctgaaacaaaaattcatCGATTCCGTTAGGAATACATGGAATTCCGTTTTTCAACTTGCACACTTTCATAAATCAGATAATAATACTCTCGAACGAGAGATCGATAAAGTCGTCGAGGAACAACTACAACAGGCACCGAGTGTGCAAGAACAGAATAACGATGATGGTGGCGCTGATATTAAAATGGGAAATTTAAACGGTGGTCGACGTATAGATTATGTTCTTCAAGAAGCACCGTTCGAATATatcaacgaatatatttttgcttTAACGAGTCATGTTTGTTACTG GGAATCTGAAGATACCatgttaatgatattaaaagaaatttatggaTCAATGGGTATACAAACTGATGCTCAACTTCCTCAACAAACTTTATCTATTGAAAGATCACCGCCATCTTTGTCCTCGTCAGCATCCGGTTCTATTAAAAACGATTCAACGGTACCTATAATAGGCATAGATCCTACAGCACCTATTTCCAACAAATCCATTGGACCACCACCTACAACTGGTTTCATGAGGAAATCGTGA